Genomic DNA from Veillonella criceti:
CAGAAAACTCTTCCCGATTAATGAATAATTCTTCTGGATCAGTTCCTTGCCCCTCAACGAGAACATCCATTAATGTTCGTTCCGCTTCATCCGTATAAATAGGTTTATTCAAAGATATATATGAATTGAGAGGAATGTGCTTTTGTCGCGTAGCTGTCTTAATAGCTGTAATAATCTGACGAGTTACACATAATTCAGCAAAAGCTTTAAATGAAGCTAACCGATCGCCTTTAAAATCACGGGTTGCTTTATAAAGGCCTATCATTCCCTCTTGAATAATATCTTCTTTATCCGCTCCAATCAAAAAATAAGACCGAGCTTTGGCGCGTACAAAATTCTTATATTTATCGACTAGATAGTCCACAGCTAAATGATCATCTTGTTCTTGAGCTAATTTACAAATTTCCTCATCAGATAAATCAACATAGCGGCGAAACTCATCATTTAAGCGTTGATTAACGCACATGCCAACCTCCACTCTCTTATTCTAGCAGAACACAACTAATGTATCTCTCATTATACTTGATAGCCCTTAGTTCTGCAAGGTTATTTATTACCACGGCGCAAGCTTTCCCATTGCTTAGCCACTTCGCCATCCAATTGATGCCCCACTTCATTACGCTGCAAGCGCATGCTATCTCGTTTATGAAAGCCTTTATAAAATCGTTGCTCATCCAGTTTAGCACGCTCTACTTGAGCTTTCAATTCTCTTGCTGAAATACGTAACGCACCAAAACCTAATACTTGGCTTTGTTCTGCATAGTCAGACGTACACACATACACATTAGCATAGGTATTTTTAAATGTAAATACAGTACGCTCAATATAAGAGTCTGCAGTCTCTCCATCAGCCGTATATACTTCTAAAAAATCCTCTGTCATATATTCTTCAGCAGCCCCTGGATTAGCAAACTTTCCATCAAACACCAGAATCACGCGATAGCCTTTATGTTTACCATAATTTTGTAAGATACTTTTAATACGAGAGCGCGCATGTTCTAATGAACTTTTACTTATTTTCTTTAATTCAGGCCAAGCAAAGATAACATTGTATCCATCAACAATTAATATATCTTCTTTCATAGTAAGACCTCATTATTGCCGTTGTCGCACCGCTTCATACAGTAAAATCGCTGCCGCCACGGAAGCATTTAAAGAATTAAGACGACCATACATAGGAATCGTCACTAGAAAATCACAACGCTCTTTTGTCAACCGACTTAAGCCTTTTCCTTCATTACCAATCACTAGCACTAACGGACTTGTCAAATCAGCTTCATATAAAGTTTGTTGTCCTTCCATATGAGCTCCTAAGACCCAAAAACCTTGCTTTTTTAATTCTTCAATCGTCTGCGCCACATTACCAACTTGTACTAAAGGTATACATTCTAATGCACCAGCCGATGTTTTAGCAACGGTAGCATTGATTGGTGCCGTATGTCGTTTAGGAATCAAAACTGCTGTTGCACCACAGCATTCAGCTGTACGAATAATGGCCCCCATATTATGCGGATCTTCTATACCATCCAATAAAACAAGGATAGGCGCTTTATCGGTGGGCCAAGCAGCTAATACTTCTTCTAAGTCAGCAAATTTCACTTGTGAGGCCAAAGCAACAACACCTTGATGTACGACACCATTGGCATATTTAGCCAGTTGATTATCCCCAACGCGACGAATTTCAATCCCTTTAGATTTGGCAAGCCCTATAATTTCTTGCATCGAACCTTGCACTTTATCATTCGCAATAAAAAGGCGCTGAATCGTACGGTCTGCTTTTAACGCTTCGCGCACCGCATTGCGTCCTACAATATAATCACTCATAGTTATTCAGTCTCCTTTATTTCATCGAATTTAATGTGTATTGAAAAGCCTGTCCCATTAGCGTTTGTAAACGTTCAGTTTGATTCGTACGATATAAATACCCCAGAACCGCTTCAAAGGCCGTGCTAGCTCGATATTCTTGAACAGTGGCACTTTTCGGCACATGAACTTGACTATTGCGAGCCCGTTTAGCTACTTGCTGTTCAACGTCCGTTAATACTTGTTCTGTATCCCAAGCTTGTAATACTTTAGCTTGAGCCTTAGCACAGATAAAATCTGTTACCAAATTATGAAGTACTTGAACCTTCATAATACCAGCTTCTGTCATCCGTTCTCTCACAAATAGAGAATATACAGCATCACCTATATAGGCAAGCATGAGGGAATCCTCAGCATTTGCTGTTGTATTTCCCTCATGCTCAATTGTACCTTTTAGTTTTTCAATCGCTGTAGCTCGTAAAAATTGATAGCGCTTAAAGTTCACGTTTCTTCCACCGAGCCCCTTGTGGCGAATCTTCAATTACAACGCCAATATTAGCTAATTCATCACGAATAGCATCGGCTAAATCCCAAAGTTTACGTTCACGGCAATTCTGACGAACATTCAATATTACTTGCATTAATTGTTCATACTCTTCGGCGCCAGCCCCCGCATTAGGACCTTCCCAAGCTTGTTCTAAGATACCAAGGATATCCGTCATCATCTTGAAGATAGATTTAACTTCATCCAATGTTTTATGGCACACTTTGCCATTGCAATTTTGCACAGCTTGATAATAAATATTAATTTCTTTAGCTAAACCAAACATAGGGGCACCAGCTAAGGATGTATTAAAATCATCAGCCATGGCATCTTCAAATTCATTAGCATATTTACGAGCATTTTCTAATAGTGCTTTTGCTTCATCATCGCATTCGCCTTCTTCTTGATTTTCTAGATAAAGAAGATTTTCAATAGCTGTCGTCATACGTTCTAACGATTTATTAGCTTCTTCTAATCGTTCATCACTGAAATCCAGTGGGCTACGATAATGAGTGCTCAACAAGAAATAACGAAGTGCATCAGGACTATACTCTTCCAAAATATCTTTAACTAAGAAGAAGTTATTCAACGATTTACTCATCTTTTCCTGATTAATTGTAATAAATCCATTGTGCAACCAATAACGAACAGCTGGATGATGACCGGTACACCCTTCTGACTGAGCAATTTCATTTTCATGATGCGGGAAAATCAAATCACTGCCACCACCATGGAAATCAAACTCTTCGCCTAAATATTTATTACTCATAGTCGAGCATTCAATATGCCAACCCGGACGTCCTTGCCCCCATGGGCTTTCCCAAGATGGTTCACCAGGTTTTGCACTTTTCCATAAAGCAAAGTCCATTGGATTGTGTTTACGATCGTCTACATCTACACGAGCACCAGCTTCCATATCTTCTAATGTACGTCCAGATAATTTACCGTATTCTTCAAATTTTTCTACACTATAATACACATCACCATCTAATTCGTAGGCAAAACCTTTTTCAATAAGAGTGGCAATCATTGCTACAATTTCATCAATATGTTCCGATACACGTGGATATACATCAGCATGACGTACATGAAGTGCATCCATTACTTCAAAATAGGACTCAATATAGCGATTGGCAATTGTATCCCAAGACACACCTTCGCCATTGGACGTATTAATAATTTTATCATCTACATCCGTAAAGTTTTGCACATACGTTACTTTATAGCCAATATGCGTCAAATAGCGACGGATAACATCCCAAGTAACAAATGGACGAGCATTCCCAATATGAGGATGGTTATATGGCGTTACACCACATACATAAATCTTTGCTTCTCCCTCCTTTACTGGCTTGAATACTTCTTTTTCTCTTGTCATCGTATTGAATACTTTAATTTCTCTCATCGCTACCGATGCCTCACTTCCATAAAAATATAAAAAGCCACCATCTCATTACAGAGACGGTGGCCCGCGGTTCCACTCTGTTAAGTCCTATGTAGCACTCACTCAAACGCGTAACGGGCGTGACCGAATAGACATACTCATTTCAGTCTATTAACTCCCGAATGCATTTCCCTTGGCTACACATGAACCCTTCCACCATTTAGTTCTCGCTGTAAAGCTAGTCTCAAAGTACTTCTTTCGTTCATCGTCTTTAATAACAATTTTTATCGATATATAGAGTATAATAGCATGAAACCTAACTAAAGTCAATGTTTCTACGCTAACTGTCTATCAATAATTACAGCAAAATTAAATAGTGCTCAATTAGTTTAAAACTGTCAAATTATTTTGCTACAGAAGCAATATTGATGATTGTTTTAACCGCTAATTCCATATGTTCCACACAAGCAAATTCGTGTGGCCCATGTAAATTTTCTACACCAGTAAATAGATTTGGTGTTGGAATCCCCATAAAAGAAATCTTAGAGCCATCAGTGCCACCACGGATTGGCTGAATCAATGGTGTTACACCAGCTTTTTCCATAGCGGCTTTAGCAATTTCTACACATTCCATATGATCTTTAATTACATCATACATATTGTAGTAGCTATCTTTAAGCGTCAAGGTCACTACTTCACGACCATACCGTTCATTTAATACCTTAGCAGCCAGTTCAAAAAGTTTCTTCTTACTTTCAAATAAGGCGCGATCATGGTCTCGAATTATGTACTTCATCGTTCCTGATTCCACACCGGTTTCATTACTTGATAACATAATAAAACCTTCGTAATCTTCAGTCAGTTCTGGAACAGCTGCCTGTGGTAACATACGGTCAAATTCCATAGCTAATTTATTACAATTAATCATGGTGTTTTTAGCTGACCCTGGATGAACTGATACACCATGAAGTTCTACGGTAGCAGCACAAGCATTAAATGTTTCATATTCTAGCTCACCTAAGCGAGTACCATCAATTGTATACGCAAAATCAACGGGAAAATCTCTTACGTCAAATAAATCAGCGCCACGACCAATTTCTTCATCAGGACCAAAGGCACACATCACGAGACCATGTTTCACTTCTGGATGCATCTTTAAATACCGAAGCGCTTCCATAATTTCCACAATTCCCGCTTTGTCATCACCGCCTAGCAAAGTAGTGCCATCAGTAACAATTAAAGTCTGTCCTTTATAGTTATTTAAGTTAGGAAAATCAGCTACACGACTATATAATTCTTTATCTTTATTAAGGAGAATATCTGTACCATCATAGTTTTCAATAATACGTGGGGCTATATTTTCAGCATTATAATCAGCTGTGTCCATATGAGCAATGAAGCCAATAGCAGGAACAACTTCCTCTGTATTAGCTGGTAAAGAGCCAATGACAAAACCATTATTTTCATTGACTTTTACACCTTCTAACCCAATCTCTGTTAAGTCAGCAGCTAGTACCTTAGCAAATGCCACTTGTGTGTCAGTACTTGGCACTGTTGTAGACTCTTCGTTAGACCGTGTATTAGTCTTTGTATAACGCAAAAAACGTTCAACCATCGTTTCCATAATAATCCTCCTTAATAAAACAAACTATGAAACTGTTTAACTATGCCCCCACAGAGTTAAACAGCCATTTGACTGATTGTTTCATCTAAACGAGCTAATGTTTTTTCCTTGCCAAATAAAGTAATAATATAATTCAAATCTGGACCATGCATTTGCCCTGTAGTAGCAATACGAATTGGCATAAAGACAAACTTACCTTTTAATTTTGTCTCTTTCATAATACCTTTAATCGTTGCTTTTACCACATCTGGAGTAATGTCCTCTAAATCCGCAATAGCTTCACGGAATGCTTTAAGTACAGTTGGGCAAGACTCTTCCGCTAATACGGCCTTAATATCTTCAGCGTGAGTTTCATCAAAAGCAAACGTATCATCAAAAATTAGTTTTGCTTCTTCTTTAATTTGTGCGCCAAAGCTAATGTGATCTTTTAAGCATACACAAAGCATAATAAGTTTTGCTTTTTCAGTTTCATCAGGAGTTGCCGATGCATAACCAGCTTCTTGTAAATGAGGTAAACATAATTCATATAGTGCTTCATCACTTAAATTTTTCATATAATTGAAGTTAATCCAATTTAGTTTATCAATATCAAATACAGCTGGATTTTTAGCAACTCGGTCCATAGAGAAATTCTGAATTAATTCATCTTTAGTAAATAATTCCTGTTCCCCTTCTGGTGCCCAACCTAATAAAGCTAAGAAGTTGTCAATCGCATCTGGTAAGTAACCAAGTTGACGATATTGATCAACAGAAGTGGCACCATGGCGTTTACTCATTTTCTTATAATCCTTACCAAGGATAAGTGAAATATGACCAAACGTAGGTACATCCCAACCGAGCGCATTGTAAATCGCAATCTGGCGTGGTGTATTAGAAAGATGTTCTTCTGCACGAATTACATGTGTAATTCCCATTGTATGGTCATCAATGACAACCGCATAGTTATAGACTGGAATTCCATCTGATTTAACAATAACAAAATCACCAACACCATTGGATTCAAAAGATACATGGCCACGTACCATGTCATCAAATGCAAACGTTTGATTCAAAGGAACACGCAAACGAATCGTGTGTTTACGACCTTCTTTATCATAAGCTGCTATTTGTTCGTCTGTTAAATGACTACAATGACCATTATATTTTGGTGTTTCACCACGATCTAATTGTGCTTGGCGTTCAGCTTCTAATTCTTCTTCAGAGCAATAGCAACGATACGCTTTACCTTCATCTAATAAACGTTGTGTCACTTCTTTATAAATATCCAATCGTTCTGTTTGACGATATGGGCCATTGTCGCCCCCTACATCAATACCTTCGTCCCAATCCATACCAAGCCATTTAAGAGCTGCTTTAATATTTTCTTCACTCTCACGAGTTGAGCGAGCTAAATCAGTATCTTCAATACGAAGGAGAAATGTACCGCCTTCTTTACGCGCTAATAACCAATTAAACAATGCAGAACGGGCTCCACCAATATGAAATGGGCCAGTTGGACTTGGTGCAAAACGAACTTTCATCTTTGCCATGTCTATATCCACTCCTTTGCTATTATCTATATCACTAATATATTGTACATCACTAATCATAAGCTGTATAAAGTTGCCACCGCTTGAGCCGCTAACCCTTCTAAGCGTCCAAAAGCGCCTAATTTTTCATGAGTCGTTGCTTTTACACTTATGAACTCTTCGCCAATCCCCAAAACACCAGCTAAATTAGCCTTCATAGCATTAATGTGAGGTTTTAATTTAGGGGCTTCAGCGATAACCATAACATCTACATTATACGCCTTAAAACCTTTTTCGTGTAGTAACTTCACAACTTGCTTTAATAATTCCATACTAGAAGCACCTTTAAAGGCCTCATCTTCTGGCGGGAACCAATAGCCAATATCCGGTAAGCCAGCTGCGCCTAATAAAGCATCCATTAACGCATGAATTAGCACATCAGCATCACTATGTCCATCGGGACCAAATTCACTCTCAATCTGCACGCCCCCTAAAATACAAGGACGCCCCGTTTTAAAACGATGTACATCATAACCAAAGCCAACACGCATCATAGGTTCTGTCACTCCTAAATACTGTTTCGCTTTCACAATATCAGCTGGTGTTGTGAGCTTACAGTTTGTATAATCACTATTTACAATATATACTGGCTTTCCTTGATGTTCAACTAAGGATACATCATCAGTACCTACAAATTGCGTCTTCTTAGCATATTCTTGTGCCTCTAACAGCCAAGACCTTCTAAAACCTTGTGGCGTTTGCACCGCATACAATTCACTTCGCCGTAGCGTCTGTACCACAGTTTGATCATCTCGAACCTGTTTAATCGTATCTACCACAGGTACGGCAGCCACTGCTGCACCATGTTGTTGAGCCGCCTCAGCTACAGCGGTAAACAAAGCCGCCCTAGCCATTGGCCGAGCACCATCATGGACTAAAACAATATCCGCCGTTTCACTAGTCGCTTTGGTGCCTGCTAATACAGAATCTTGCCGCTCTGCACCACCAATAACCAATCTAGGTTGCCACGGTAAATTGGTTAAAGAGGCCACTTCATTTTGAATGGCCTCTTCTTCACCATCAGCTACAACTATAATGACTTCACTTAAATCAGGAACATCTGCCATATGTTGTAAATTCCATTGTAGCACAGAATACTTGCCTAAACGCAAAAAGATTTTATTCGCCTCACATTGCATTCGCTTACCAGCACCAGCAGCCAATAAAATACAACTAATCATTCTTTAGTTCCTTTCGCTTTAGCAAAAATCATTCGTCCAGCACTTGTCTGTAATACAGACGTTACCATCACATCAATAGACGTATCTACATACTGAGCACCATTTTCAATAACAATCATAGTGCCATCATCTAAATAAGCTACCCCTTGATTATCTTCTTTCCCTTCTTTGATTACCTGTACACGAATCCATTCACCAGGAATCATAGCTGGTTTCAACGCATTTGCTAAATCATTAAGATTTAATATTTCAATACCTTGCAAACTAGCCACTTTATTCAAGTTAAAATCATTGGTTATGATTTTCCATTTTTTATCAAGGGCTAACCGCATCAATTTAGAATCAACCTCTGTAATATCCTCAAAATCATCGTCAATAACTTTAATATCGATTAATTCTTTTTGCTGTAAACCTTGTAAAATATCAAGACCACGGCGACCACGATTCCGTTTGAGCACATCTGCTGAATCAGAAATATGCTGCAACTCTTCAAGAACAAATAAAGGTACTACCAAAGGCCCCTCTAAAAAACCGGTCGCACAAAGTTCCGCAATACGACCGTCAATAATAACTGACGTATCTAATAATTTGGCCACGGAAACTGATTCAAAATCAGAGACAGCTAAATGAGCAGGTGCTTCTACCTCTTTAGGAGCAGCCTCTTTCTTTTTATCCTTTACAATTGTACGATTTTGAAGCCAATTTGCATACAATTCCGGTCCCTTACGAGACGCTAATCGCATACCAATATAACCAAAAATAGCACTCAAAATAATAGGGATATATGAGCCAATGAGTGGTACACGATAAAATGCCAAGCCAATAAGATTTGCTATTATAAGTCCAAAGAGTAATCCGGCTGTACCGGCCATTAATTCCTGATTAGGTACTCGAGATAGAAGCCGTTCCATATTTTTAGCCAGTCGCAACCCTTGACTAATAATGGGCATAGCAATAAAGAAACCAATAACGGCCCCCAATAGACCACCGAATGCTAAGGCTAAAATTTTAATAATAGAAATGCCAAAGAAACCCATTGTCCAAAACTTAACATCAATAATTGGTTCTAATACTGGCATAATACTATCCGTCAACATGTATCCCATAATCCCAACCAATAAGGCTATGACATAACGTAAAATTTTATATATCATTTTTTCACCTCCTTTCACATCGTACTCTTCTATTGTACATTAAAACGCTAAATAAATCATAAACTTCTGCACAATTTTTCACCAAATTAAAACAACTTGAATAAAAATAGTTATAAAACCATAAAATACTTGTCCTTAAGTACTGTCAACCAAATACCAAGTGCATAGCCTCTTGCACAGTCGTAACACCATGCACAGAAATTCCCTTTCGATTTGTTTTGACTTGTTTACTATTTCCGGCTGGCACTACAAATCGTGTAAATCCCATTTTAGCTGCCTCAGCAATCCGCTGTTCAATCCGAGGGATACTGCGAATATTACCAGTTAGCCCTACTTCACCAAGAATAACCATATCAGCCGGTACGGGGCGATTTTTTAAATTAGATACAATGGCTACTGCTACCGATAAATCACAAGCGGGTTCATTAACTTTAAGGCCACCAATAACATTTACATATACATCTTTATTACCTAAAGTCAAACCGCAACGTTTTTCTAACACCGCTAATAAAATAATCAGTCGATTTAAATCATAGCCTATGGAGGTACGTCGTGGCATACCAAAAGCGGTAGTAGCGACTAAACTCTGTACCTCTACTAAAATTGGTCGGATCCCTTCTAGATACGCCATGACAGCCGATCCAGTTTCTTCTTCAGTTCGCTCAGCTAATAACGTAGCTGATGGATTCACTAACTCTGCTAACCCTTCTTCTTCCATCACAAAGAGTCCAGATTCTGACGTAGAACCAAAACGATTCTTAATGCCTCGTAAAATACGAAACTGATAAGAACGTTCGCCTTCAAAATACAGTACCACATCTACCATATGTTCAAGCATACGAGGCCCCGCAATATTACCATCTTTGGTTACATGACCAATAATAATCACTGGCACGCCCTGCTCTTTTGCGAAACGAAGTAAACGAGCTGTACATTCTCTGACTTGACCTACACTACCTGGCGTAGAATCTAACGCATCTGTAAACATGGTCTGAATAGAATCAATAACAAGTAAAGCCGGTTTATGTTGTGATGCTTCCTGTAAAATAGAATCCAAATTTGTATCTGCCATAACCGCTAGCTGATTACCTTCAATCCCTAATCGCTCCGCACGTAACTTCAACTGCATCTGTGATTCTTCCCCTGATGCATAGAGGACTTTGCCAAAACGTTCGGCAATTCGCCCTGACACTTGGAGTAAAATCGTTGATTTGCCAATGCCTGGATCACCACCTAATAACATCAACGCACCTGGTACAATCCCACCCCCTAGGACTCTATCGATTTCATCATACCCTGTAGACATACGTGGCGAGTCTTCTGTTTTTATATCAGACAGCGCTACTGGTTTCGTCGCTGAACGATCAACAGGCGCATAAGCAGCAGTTCCTTTACTCGTCGTCGGGCGCACCACTTCTTCAACGAGGGTATTCCATTCACCACATTGTGGACATTTACCTAGCCATCGAGCTGATTCAGCACCACAATTATTACAAAAATAAACAGTTTTAACTTTAGCCATTATATAATCCTTCTAATTTTCAAAATTTTGAACTCATTAGATAAAAAAATCACGAACACCATCTAAATAGTATTCGTGATTTTAAGTGCAATATCCTGCAAACAGAGGAGAAAATTTATAGTTTCATGTAACTGACAATTATACATCAGCCATTAAAGTATAACCTTAAGTTATTATACCACCATCGTAATGTCACCATCTACTACTTTTGCCTTAATAACAGAACCTTCGTGAGCATCACCTTTCAAAATTAAATCAGAAATAGGATCTTCAATCAAGCGCTGAATAGCACGTTTTAAAGGCCTTGCCCCATAAGCAAAGTCAGAGCCTTCTTTAACTAATATATCAAGAGCTTCTGGCGTAACTTCTAAGGTTAATTCACGTTCAGCAAGACGTTTAGTCACATCTTTAAGTAAAATATTAACAATTTTACCTAAATCTTCGCTAGTTAATGGATGGAATACAACCATTTCATCAATACGATTCAAGAATTCAGGACGGAAGTGTTGTTTTACTGCTGCTAATGTATTTTTCTTAGCTTCTGCAAAGGTTTCTGCTTCATTTTTCTTAGCCTCGTCTTTATTCTTAGCAGCTAAGAAGCCCATAGTGGCACTATCTTCTTTCAAGAACTTCGAACCTAAATTACTTGTCATAATAATAACGGTATTACGGAAATCAACCGTACGCCCTTGATTATCTGTCAAACGACCATCATCTAATACTTGAAGTAAGATGTTGAAGAAATCTGGATGTGCTTTTTCTACTTCATCAAAGAGAATTACACTGTATGGTTTACGACGTACCGCATCCGTTAACTGACCGCCTTCATCATAACCAACATATCCTGGAGGCGCCCCAACTAAGCGAGATACAGTATGTTTTTCCATATATTCAGACATATCAAGTCGAATCATAGCATTTTCATCACCAAAGAGGTTAGCTGCTAAGGAGCGTGCCAATTCGGTTTTACCAACCCCTGTAGGCCCTAAGAATAAAAAGGAACCAATAGGACGTTTTGGATCTTTTAGTCCAGCCCGTGCCCGACGAACGGCTTTAGCTACAGCTACCACAGCTTCATCTTGACCAATAACACGCTGATGAAGTTCATCTTCTAAACGAAGTAGTCGTTGTGATTCTTCTTCGGCAATTTTAGCAACAGGAACTCCGCTCCATTCAGCAACAACGGCAGCAATATCATCTTCTGTAACAACGAGCTTTTCTTCGTCTTCTTTACTACGCTGCGCCTGTTTAGCTTCAATGTCTTCAGTCAATTGTTTTTCTTCATCACGAAGTTTCGCTGCTTCCTCAAAATTCTGACTGGTTACGGCTGCTTCTTTTTCTTTACGCACATCAGCTAATCGTTTTTCTAAATCTTTTACGTCTGGTGGCGCTGTAAAGACTTTCATACGTACTTTAGAAGCCGCTTCATCCATTACGTCAATCGCCTTATCTGGTAAGAAACGGTCAGAAATATAACGATTAGATAATTCAACGGCAGCTTTTAAAGCCGCATCCGTAATTTTAGCCTTATGAAATGCTTCATAGCGGTCACGCAAGCCTTTTAAAATTTCAAGGGCATCTTCTTCATTTGGTTCCCCTACCAAAACAGGTTGAAAACGACGTTCTAACGCTGCATCCTTTTCAATATGTTTCTTATACTCATCGAGTGTAGTCGCACCAATAACTTGGAACGTCCCTCGTGCTAATGCTGGTTTCAAAATATTCGCAGCATCCATAGCGCCTTCCGAAGCACCAGCACCAACTAATGTATGAATTTCATCAATAAAAATAATCATATCATCGTGTTTTTGAACTTCATCGATTGCCTTTTTAAGACGTTCTTCAAATTCACCACGATACTTAGCACCCGCTAACATAGCAGTTAAGCTTAACGAAATAATACGTTTATCCCGCAAAATTTCAGGCACATTTTGGTTTACAATTCGCTGTGCTAGCCCTTCTGCAATTGCCGTTTTACCAACCCCAGGTTCCCCAATAAGAACTGGGTTATTT
This window encodes:
- a CDS encoding PIN/TRAM domain-containing protein is translated as MIYKILRYVIALLVGIMGYMLTDSIMPVLEPIIDVKFWTMGFFGISIIKILALAFGGLLGAVIGFFIAMPIISQGLRLAKNMERLLSRVPNQELMAGTAGLLFGLIIANLIGLAFYRVPLIGSYIPIILSAIFGYIGMRLASRKGPELYANWLQNRTIVKDKKKEAAPKEVEAPAHLAVSDFESVSVAKLLDTSVIIDGRIAELCATGFLEGPLVVPLFVLEELQHISDSADVLKRNRGRRGLDILQGLQQKELIDIKVIDDDFEDITEVDSKLMRLALDKKWKIITNDFNLNKVASLQGIEILNLNDLANALKPAMIPGEWIRVQVIKEGKEDNQGVAYLDDGTMIVIENGAQYVDTSIDVMVTSVLQTSAGRMIFAKAKGTKE
- the radA gene encoding DNA repair protein RadA produces the protein MAKVKTVYFCNNCGAESARWLGKCPQCGEWNTLVEEVVRPTTSKGTAAYAPVDRSATKPVALSDIKTEDSPRMSTGYDEIDRVLGGGIVPGALMLLGGDPGIGKSTILLQVSGRIAERFGKVLYASGEESQMQLKLRAERLGIEGNQLAVMADTNLDSILQEASQHKPALLVIDSIQTMFTDALDSTPGSVGQVRECTARLLRFAKEQGVPVIIIGHVTKDGNIAGPRMLEHMVDVVLYFEGERSYQFRILRGIKNRFGSTSESGLFVMEEEGLAELVNPSATLLAERTEEETGSAVMAYLEGIRPILVEVQSLVATTAFGMPRRTSIGYDLNRLIILLAVLEKRCGLTLGNKDVYVNVIGGLKVNEPACDLSVAVAIVSNLKNRPVPADMVILGEVGLTGNIRSIPRIEQRIAEAAKMGFTRFVVPAGNSKQVKTNRKGISVHGVTTVQEAMHLVFG
- a CDS encoding ATP-dependent Clp protease ATP-binding subunit; translated protein: MFERFTDGAQRALGIAQKKAQEFGHDYVGTEHLLLGLLEESNSVASKALHSLGLEDKAAEDAVLAAVGRGNSRGNELYMTPRTKRVIQLAVEIANRMQHNYVGAEHVLLGILQDGGGVAVAVLHEFGIRSSDVVKAINSIYGSEQSGSDGTSVGGATGGHAANSNLGDLKDFATDLNELAKQGKIDPVIGRDTEINRVIQILSRRTKNNPVLIGEPGVGKTAIAEGLAQRIVNQNVPEILRDKRIISLSLTAMLAGAKYRGEFEERLKKAIDEVQKHDDMIIFIDEIHTLVGAGASEGAMDAANILKPALARGTFQVIGATTLDEYKKHIEKDAALERRFQPVLVGEPNEEDALEILKGLRDRYEAFHKAKITDAALKAAVELSNRYISDRFLPDKAIDVMDEAASKVRMKVFTAPPDVKDLEKRLADVRKEKEAAVTSQNFEEAAKLRDEEKQLTEDIEAKQAQRSKEDEEKLVVTEDDIAAVVAEWSGVPVAKIAEEESQRLLRLEDELHQRVIGQDEAVVAVAKAVRRARAGLKDPKRPIGSFLFLGPTGVGKTELARSLAANLFGDENAMIRLDMSEYMEKHTVSRLVGAPPGYVGYDEGGQLTDAVRRKPYSVILFDEVEKAHPDFFNILLQVLDDGRLTDNQGRTVDFRNTVIIMTSNLGSKFLKEDSATMGFLAAKNKDEAKKNEAETFAEAKKNTLAAVKQHFRPEFLNRIDEMVVFHPLTSEDLGKIVNILLKDVTKRLAERELTLEVTPEALDILVKEGSDFAYGARPLKRAIQRLIEDPISDLILKGDAHEGSVIKAKVVDGDITMVV